In Magnolia sinica isolate HGM2019 chromosome 12, MsV1, whole genome shotgun sequence, a single genomic region encodes these proteins:
- the LOC131221579 gene encoding uncharacterized protein LOC131221579 isoform X2, producing MGNRSAIFQFYQLPTGKWRISGAFLPAAITNCRMLGQLKMKSPLSVSLYLSLSLPLPLPLRRLVSPSPVLDLSPSYSLDLSPFLSLPLSMSLSSLCLDLSFPRFLQRVVPSSISLQQSKKVEERRENRSNHRSGSHIRCCPWAPISAC from the exons ATGGGGAATCGATCTGCAATATTCCAGTTCTACCAGCTCCCTACAGGAAAGTGGAGAATATCCGGCGCTTTTTTACCGGCGGCCATCACCAACTGCCGGATGCTCGGCCAACTTAAAATGAAaagccctctctctgtttctctttaCCTCTCactatctctccctctccctctccctctccgccgtctcgtctctccctctcccgtcctcgatctctctccctcatactctctcgatctctctcccttcctctccctcccCCTCTCGATGTCCCTCTCCTCCCTCTGTCTCGATCTCTCTTTCCCTCGTTTTCTTCAACGTGTTGTTCCTTCTTCGATCTCTCTCCAACAATCGAAGAaagtagaagaaagaagagaaaatcgaAG CAACCATCGCAGCGGCAGCCATATCCGCTGCTGTCCATGGGCGCCGATATCTGCATGttag
- the LOC131220607 gene encoding mitochondrial intermediate peptidase, mitochondrial-like isoform X2, translating to MTGQFWRPHNRAMFFKGFILLHFNSVHNFVIACTMCSSLLPSILSACLCDLCIDLELISHSFGFSFSENIITDPGFVDIFPASQIPKHMQHLLKPIYRTMTGASKEPLGSRDTVKEKGFRVTTDPGTLSSILKWASDAEVRKQSYISGNSVPRANLGVLDKLIAARHELAEIMGYKSYAQFAVHPNIASSRDVVMPFLLDLSKIIMHKADEEFKAIRDFKRKICNEDCADLEPWDEAYFTGMMKSSTFNLDSSAS from the exons ATGACTGGTCAGTTCTGGCGTCCCCATAACCGGGCCATGTTCTTCAAGGGATTCATATTATTACATTTCAATTCTGTGCATAACTTTGTCATTGCTTGCACCATGTGCTCCTCTCTTTTACCTTCTATTTTGTCAGCGTGCCTATGTGACCTGTGTATTGATCTTGAGCTTATTTCTCATTCATTTGGTTTCAGTTTCAGTGAAAACATTATCACCGATCCTGGTTTTGTGGATATATTTCCAGCCTCACAAATTCCGAAACATATGCAACATCTTCTTAAGCCCATTTATCGCACCATGACTGGTGCATCAAAGGAACCACTAGGATCAAGAGATACGGTAAAAGAAAAGGGATTCCGTGTGACAACAGATCCGGGTACTCTATCCTCTATACTGAAATGGGCATCAGATGCTGAG GTCAGGAAACAATCATACATATCAGGAAATTCAGTTCCGCGTGCAAACCTTGGTGTCCTTGATAAGCTTATTGCAGCTCGTCATGAGCTTGCAGAG ATAATGGGGTATAAATCTTACGCTCAATTTGCAGTTCATCCGAATATTGCATCATCACGAGATGTTGTGATGCCCTTTTTGCTTGATTTAAGCAAGATTATTATGCATAAGGCTGATGAG GAGTTTAAGGCAATTAGGGATTTCAAGAGGAAAATATGCAATGAAGATTGTGCAGACTTGGAGCCATGGGATGAAGCTTATTTCACGGGAATGATGAAGTCTTCTACCTTCAACTTAGACTCCTCCGCAAGTTGA
- the LOC131220607 gene encoding mitochondrial intermediate peptidase, mitochondrial-like isoform X1 — translation MTGQFWRPHNRAMFFKGFILLHFNSVHNFVIACTMCSSLLPSILSACLCDLCIDLELISHSFGFSFSENIITDPGFVDIFPASQIPKHMQHLLKPIYRTMTGASKEPLGSRDTVKEKGFRVTTDPGTLSSILKWASDAEFLEYFGISLQVRKQSYISGNSVPRANLGVLDKLIAARHELAEIMGYKSYAQFAVHPNIASSRDVVMPFLLDLSKIIMHKADEEFKAIRDFKRKICNEDCADLEPWDEAYFTGMMKSSTFNLDSSAS, via the exons ATGACTGGTCAGTTCTGGCGTCCCCATAACCGGGCCATGTTCTTCAAGGGATTCATATTATTACATTTCAATTCTGTGCATAACTTTGTCATTGCTTGCACCATGTGCTCCTCTCTTTTACCTTCTATTTTGTCAGCGTGCCTATGTGACCTGTGTATTGATCTTGAGCTTATTTCTCATTCATTTGGTTTCAGTTTCAGTGAAAACATTATCACCGATCCTGGTTTTGTGGATATATTTCCAGCCTCACAAATTCCGAAACATATGCAACATCTTCTTAAGCCCATTTATCGCACCATGACTGGTGCATCAAAGGAACCACTAGGATCAAGAGATACGGTAAAAGAAAAGGGATTCCGTGTGACAACAGATCCGGGTACTCTATCCTCTATACTGAAATGGGCATCAGATGCTGAG TTCTTGGAATATTTTGGGATTTCTTTACAGGTCAGGAAACAATCATACATATCAGGAAATTCAGTTCCGCGTGCAAACCTTGGTGTCCTTGATAAGCTTATTGCAGCTCGTCATGAGCTTGCAGAG ATAATGGGGTATAAATCTTACGCTCAATTTGCAGTTCATCCGAATATTGCATCATCACGAGATGTTGTGATGCCCTTTTTGCTTGATTTAAGCAAGATTATTATGCATAAGGCTGATGAG GAGTTTAAGGCAATTAGGGATTTCAAGAGGAAAATATGCAATGAAGATTGTGCAGACTTGGAGCCATGGGATGAAGCTTATTTCACGGGAATGATGAAGTCTTCTACCTTCAACTTAGACTCCTCCGCAAGTTGA